From the Luteolibacter arcticus genome, one window contains:
- a CDS encoding autotransporter-associated beta strand repeat-containing protein yields the protein MNGFGSFNLGVNLTNGALVKQGEGTLILSSDSNAYQGNTTVAEGALRLTHPTLYSGATLEVGEDAFLDLGFATAGTVNVVKTFIVGGLSKSAGRYGPDGTTEPGVIGLPEITGSGIIEVDPEWTGATPFELWAGQISDPGKRGSTDDADSDGLDNLAEFAFDGNPSSGTASGKVQVKPFTLGGENALVITIPIRTGAGTFTADANGLVSAEIDDVIYRVQGSINLSAWTLPLTEVTGAPGITLPAAGLSSAAWEYRSFRINGPTSAHTKAFLRASASE from the coding sequence GTGAACGGCTTCGGAAGCTTCAATCTGGGCGTCAACCTGACCAATGGCGCGCTGGTGAAGCAAGGCGAGGGCACGCTCATCCTTTCCTCCGATTCGAATGCCTATCAGGGCAACACCACGGTCGCGGAAGGAGCGCTGCGCCTGACCCACCCGACCCTCTACAGCGGGGCAACGCTGGAAGTGGGCGAAGATGCCTTCCTGGACCTCGGCTTCGCCACGGCGGGCACCGTCAATGTCGTGAAGACCTTCATCGTCGGCGGCCTGTCGAAATCGGCCGGTCGTTACGGTCCGGATGGAACCACCGAGCCCGGCGTCATCGGCCTGCCCGAAATCACGGGCTCCGGCATCATCGAGGTCGATCCCGAATGGACCGGCGCCACGCCCTTCGAGCTGTGGGCCGGACAAATCAGCGATCCCGGCAAGCGCGGCTCGACCGATGACGCCGACAGCGACGGTCTCGACAACCTCGCGGAGTTTGCCTTCGACGGCAATCCCTCCTCGGGCACGGCCAGTGGCAAGGTCCAGGTAAAGCCCTTCACCCTCGGTGGTGAAAACGCGCTCGTGATCACCATTCCCATCCGCACCGGAGCCGGCACCTTCACCGCGGATGCCAATGGCCTGGTTTCCGCCGAGATCGACGATGTGATCTACCGGGTGCAAGGCAGCATCAATCTCTCGGCGTGGACGCTCCCCTTGACCGAAGTCACCGGCGCACCGGGCATCACGCTGCCGGCCGCGGGGCTGAGTTCGGCGGCTTGGGAATACCGCTCGTTCCGGATCAATGGCCCCACCTCGGCTCACACGAAGGCCTTCCTGCGTGCCAGCGCGAGCGAGTGA
- a CDS encoding beta strand repeat-containing protein, which translates to MNITRLKRSFFTRRWLLGSTALGILSSPAATVTWTGGGADMNFSTPANWTPGTPADGDELVFPDGASAFDVALNGTFSPAKLTFSSTGFTDYALDGTGKLDGTGVVIAKTGSSFLTLGGDNSFTGEIQVSSGKLALSSQNLIESTSYALGAMNNAIKVASGATLDFNGQGGAVHATAGSRRYYSAEVAGNGIEVEPGIFAGAITSSSSGNLAFVGRGKTGIQHLALTSDASVGVPVGVNLDLGFGSTGFVSGSVTSSSATVRTLTKTGAGTLHLAGTNSGVNVRVSEGILVGYSTTAFGNKLTIDAGAAARSWTTGTFTVPVEIGEGGTLTNASSPITFSGPITLTGTPTFSTNNTQPLTISSTLDAPADVVVHRTPGQAGSTVIFTADNTLDGELLCSGDAVVQLGSGGTTGSFKDDLGADSPVDLGSAGTLILNRSDSFAYNAGIAGTGTFQKTGSGTVRRTVPADFSRPGSTVGTVSAGTLLLNNASGQGLGEGSVSVSASATLGGTGSVAGVVFLGTGSVAAARAVVAPGDGALTTGTFTTGGLHIPSAASGSIQLEVDGTSADKLVVNGDIVLSPAKIAEIAVAPFGSGATQSSYTLLEYIGTLSGTFNSITGVPAGYRVRHDVPNKRIVLEQSAESTAFPQVMYFDGTAADILTNGDGAAAVAAGTWNTTLLNWDQGAVAHLPWVNNGSATGILAVGAYTVTVDSPAPLSVAGIKRMGAATASATLVTGGTLSLQPAAVLHEGHVGTSEQGLRIASKLTGTGGFTVSGRAISGANISRVTLLNPVSGDNTITGPVAINGGHLRLAASEQLGNSTVITANTMISNATATLETASSTNETIAGLNFGANGGELKLGGSGVSILTLDGGGLSIANAATFTYGNSASGIRFANAGEFVKSGDSSTTVTRVNAPTSSTSAAVPARSG; encoded by the coding sequence ATGAACATCACACGGCTCAAGCGCTCCTTCTTCACCCGTCGCTGGTTGCTCGGCAGCACCGCCCTCGGTATTCTCTCCTCCCCTGCGGCCACGGTCACGTGGACCGGCGGAGGTGCGGACATGAACTTCAGCACCCCCGCGAACTGGACTCCCGGCACGCCCGCCGATGGTGACGAACTGGTTTTCCCGGACGGTGCCAGTGCCTTCGACGTGGCGCTCAACGGCACCTTTAGCCCGGCCAAGCTGACATTCTCGTCCACCGGCTTTACCGACTATGCTCTTGATGGAACCGGCAAGTTGGACGGCACCGGTGTCGTCATCGCGAAAACAGGCAGCTCCTTCCTTACCCTCGGCGGGGACAACAGCTTTACCGGGGAAATCCAAGTGAGCAGCGGCAAGCTGGCGCTCAGCAGCCAGAACCTGATCGAGAGCACATCCTACGCCTTGGGTGCCATGAACAACGCGATCAAAGTCGCATCGGGAGCGACCCTCGACTTCAATGGACAAGGCGGGGCCGTGCACGCCACCGCAGGTTCGCGGCGTTACTACTCGGCAGAAGTCGCGGGCAACGGCATCGAGGTCGAGCCTGGCATCTTTGCCGGCGCGATCACTTCCAGTTCATCGGGAAACCTCGCCTTTGTTGGCCGTGGCAAGACCGGCATCCAGCACCTTGCTCTCACCAGCGATGCCTCGGTCGGCGTGCCCGTGGGAGTGAATCTCGACCTCGGGTTCGGCTCCACCGGGTTCGTCAGTGGATCGGTCACCAGCTCGTCCGCCACAGTCCGCACGCTCACCAAGACCGGCGCGGGCACGCTGCATCTCGCCGGTACAAATTCCGGTGTGAATGTCCGTGTTAGCGAGGGGATTCTCGTCGGCTATAGCACCACGGCCTTCGGGAACAAACTCACCATCGACGCTGGAGCGGCGGCCCGAAGTTGGACCACGGGGACCTTTACCGTGCCGGTGGAAATCGGCGAAGGCGGCACCCTGACCAACGCCAGCTCACCGATCACATTCTCCGGCCCCATTACCCTCACGGGCACGCCGACGTTCTCGACGAACAACACCCAGCCACTCACCATCAGCTCGACACTTGATGCGCCTGCCGACGTGGTCGTCCACCGAACCCCCGGCCAAGCCGGCTCCACGGTGATCTTCACCGCGGACAATACCCTCGACGGAGAACTTCTCTGCTCCGGTGACGCCGTGGTTCAACTCGGCAGCGGCGGCACCACCGGATCGTTCAAAGACGACCTCGGTGCTGATTCGCCTGTGGATCTTGGTTCTGCCGGCACTCTCATCCTCAATCGCTCCGACAGCTTTGCCTACAATGCTGGCATCGCCGGCACCGGCACCTTCCAGAAGACCGGCAGTGGCACCGTGAGACGCACCGTCCCTGCTGACTTCTCCAGACCCGGAAGCACTGTCGGCACCGTGAGTGCTGGAACACTGCTGCTGAACAATGCCAGCGGCCAAGGGCTCGGCGAGGGCTCTGTCTCCGTGAGTGCCAGCGCCACGCTGGGTGGCACCGGTTCGGTGGCTGGCGTGGTATTCCTTGGCACCGGAAGCGTGGCGGCCGCCCGTGCCGTTGTTGCTCCTGGCGACGGAGCACTCACTACCGGCACCTTCACCACCGGCGGTTTGCACATTCCCTCTGCTGCGAGTGGCTCGATTCAATTGGAAGTCGATGGTACCAGCGCCGACAAGCTCGTCGTCAACGGCGACATCGTTCTCAGTCCGGCGAAGATCGCGGAGATCGCAGTCGCCCCTTTTGGTAGTGGCGCGACCCAAAGTTCCTACACGCTGCTCGAATACATCGGCACCTTGTCCGGCACGTTCAACTCGATCACAGGTGTGCCCGCTGGCTATCGGGTGCGGCACGATGTTCCTAACAAGCGCATCGTGCTTGAGCAGAGTGCAGAGTCGACTGCCTTCCCCCAAGTGATGTACTTCGACGGCACCGCCGCCGACATCCTCACCAATGGCGATGGAGCCGCTGCCGTCGCGGCAGGCACGTGGAATACCACCTTGCTCAACTGGGACCAAGGGGCGGTCGCCCATTTGCCATGGGTCAATAATGGTTCCGCGACCGGCATCCTGGCCGTGGGTGCTTACACGGTGACGGTCGATTCCCCCGCCCCCCTCTCGGTGGCAGGCATCAAGCGCATGGGGGCGGCGACGGCCTCTGCGACGCTGGTCACCGGCGGCACGCTCTCCCTGCAGCCCGCCGCGGTCTTGCATGAAGGACACGTTGGCACCTCTGAGCAAGGTCTCCGCATCGCCTCGAAGCTCACCGGTACGGGTGGTTTCACGGTGAGCGGGCGTGCCATCTCCGGGGCCAATATCAGCCGTGTCACCCTGCTCAATCCGGTCTCCGGCGACAACACCATCACCGGCCCGGTCGCCATCAATGGCGGTCACCTCCGGCTCGCGGCGAGTGAACAGCTTGGCAACAGCACCGTGATCACGGCCAACACCATGATCAGCAACGCCACCGCCACGCTCGAAACTGCCTCCAGCACGAACGAAACCATCGCAGGCCTGAATTTCGGAGCGAACGGCGGCGAACTGAAGCTCGGCGGCTCCGGCGTCTCCATCCTCACCCTCGACGGCGGCGGCCTCTCCATCGCGAATGCCGCAACCTTCACCTACGGCAACAGCGCCAGCGGCATCCGCTTCGCCAATGCCGGCGAATTCGTGAAGTCCGGCGACAGCAGCACCACGGTGACCCGCGTGAATGCGCCAACTTCATCGACCTCGGCGGCAGTGCCCGCACGATCCGGGTGA
- a CDS encoding GntR family transcriptional regulator produces MESLRRITLADQTEAALREAIRDGRFGERLPGFRPLAKALSVNPVTVAEAVARLVEDGTLLSDGPRKKFRIPQAGRGAKQTARRKVLYLTAEPLHEMRTVALEILSQLLLERPEWDVRHRTTGHGNDARPDRRRWDGLLKSEEARHLVVFGGRPDIAKWSLDRGVPAYFLGGDTGRLAVPMLGVNAADMLSQVMGKLMDLGHSRICQLMCGLPEGFCQRQRNSMAECLEERGLPFVPNYHAPIIPRSDPEDLAAALARVIKVRPPTALVLFDWEHFIIASCVLRDHGLRIPKDISIAMLSQDRMMEWHLPRIAHFKYPVVQVARTLTKWIETPPENLHMHVSLPLELMEAESLARAPES; encoded by the coding sequence ATGGAATCGCTGCGCCGGATCACCTTGGCCGATCAAACGGAAGCCGCCTTGCGCGAGGCGATCCGTGATGGACGGTTCGGCGAGCGTTTGCCGGGCTTCCGGCCATTGGCGAAAGCGCTCTCCGTGAATCCTGTCACCGTCGCTGAAGCGGTGGCCCGCTTGGTCGAGGACGGGACGCTGCTGTCGGATGGGCCGCGGAAAAAGTTCCGCATCCCGCAAGCAGGCCGCGGCGCAAAGCAGACGGCGCGCCGCAAGGTGCTCTACCTCACCGCCGAGCCGCTCCATGAAATGAGGACGGTGGCGCTGGAGATCCTTTCTCAGCTTCTGTTAGAGCGGCCCGAGTGGGACGTGAGGCACCGAACGACGGGTCATGGCAACGACGCCAGGCCGGACAGGCGGCGCTGGGACGGCTTGCTGAAGTCAGAGGAGGCCCGCCATCTGGTGGTCTTCGGCGGTCGCCCGGACATCGCAAAATGGTCGCTCGACCGCGGGGTGCCAGCCTATTTCCTGGGGGGCGATACCGGCCGGCTCGCGGTCCCGATGCTCGGCGTGAATGCCGCGGATATGCTCTCGCAGGTGATGGGAAAGCTCATGGACCTGGGACACAGCCGGATCTGCCAGCTCATGTGCGGCCTGCCGGAGGGCTTCTGCCAGCGCCAGCGCAACTCCATGGCGGAGTGTCTCGAAGAACGCGGCCTGCCCTTCGTGCCAAACTACCACGCCCCGATCATCCCTCGCTCCGATCCGGAAGACCTTGCCGCCGCACTGGCGAGAGTGATCAAGGTCCGTCCGCCCACCGCGCTGGTGCTGTTCGATTGGGAGCACTTCATCATCGCCTCATGCGTCTTGCGAGACCATGGCCTGCGGATTCCCAAGGACATCTCGATCGCAATGCTCTCCCAAGACCGGATGATGGAGTGGCACCTGCCGCGGATCGCTCATTTTAAATATCCCGTGGTGCAGGTGGCCCGCACCTTGACAAAGTGGATCGAGACGCCGCCGGAGAATCTGCACATGCACGTTTCGCTGCCGCTGGAATTGATGGAGGCGGAAAGCCTTGCCCGCGCGCCGGAGAGTTGA
- a CDS encoding zf-TFIIB domain-containing protein, whose protein sequence is MKCTSCGGRLQGTMTFCPFCGVRQDVNLRQIHFRDLGADASLPCPHCSTPLDVIEFDTDTEPKIRIERCTTCYGTFFNPGELEALLEAQTNPLVWLDPAQINQIAADFSHNRDVIVYHRCPMCQERMSHLNFGGRSGVIVDRCGTHGVWLEGSELRRLTEWWRAGGKLIYQQHEAERVKKMYAPVVENRRRTPLVTTESLRFEDSKGPDTLDVLTIVGGVLSAFLD, encoded by the coding sequence ATGAAATGCACGAGCTGCGGCGGCCGACTCCAGGGCACCATGACCTTCTGTCCCTTTTGCGGGGTCCGGCAGGATGTGAACCTGCGGCAGATCCATTTCCGCGACCTCGGTGCCGATGCCTCCTTGCCCTGCCCCCACTGCTCCACGCCGCTCGATGTGATCGAGTTCGACACCGACACCGAGCCGAAGATCCGCATCGAGCGGTGCACCACCTGCTACGGGACATTCTTCAATCCCGGCGAGTTGGAGGCGCTGTTAGAAGCGCAGACGAACCCGCTGGTGTGGCTCGACCCGGCGCAGATCAACCAGATCGCCGCCGACTTCAGCCACAACCGCGACGTGATCGTCTATCACCGGTGCCCGATGTGCCAGGAGCGCATGAGCCATCTCAATTTCGGCGGTCGCAGTGGCGTGATCGTGGATCGCTGCGGGACGCACGGGGTATGGCTGGAGGGCAGTGAACTCCGCCGTCTGACCGAGTGGTGGCGGGCCGGAGGCAAGTTGATCTATCAGCAGCACGAGGCGGAACGCGTGAAGAAGATGTATGCCCCGGTCGTGGAGAATCGACGGAGGACACCGCTGGTGACCACAGAATCCCTCCGGTTTGAAGACTCGAAGGGGCCTGATACGTTGGACGTCCTGACGATTGTCGGCGGGGTGCTATCGGCTTTCCTCGATTGA
- a CDS encoding acyltransferase family protein, producing MVFADDGIPVNSTGKAAFHTAAGRAVLDPPAEPDQVRLAILCPPASLLPVMADQPATSPRLRSLDALRGFDMLWIVGLAELFLQLAKVTDVGWLHVWAEQLEHVKWDGLRAYDLIFPLFMFLSGVSVPYALGKKRERGDSRGALLAGVWKRVLLLVLLGIVYNGGLELKFETQRYASVLGQIGLAYGIAASLYLLTSTWKGRAIWCGGILAAIAGLQLLFPVPGHGAGVLTQEGIVNAWLDRLLLPGRLHVTGVFDPEGLLCIVSAAALTLGGVLTGDYVKSWGAPSHTAAGRLLLAGAGLLVAGWLCWKAGYPPIKSAWTTTFNLLAGGICIWLFTAFHLIIDFRPQSKWSFPLEVVGMNPLTIYLAERIIPFPVISEFFFGGIARLCGKWEEVVLVAGILLIEWLLLWFLWRKRVFLRV from the coding sequence GTGGTTTTCGCCGATGACGGAATCCCGGTCAATTCCACCGGTAAGGCGGCTTTCCACACGGCAGCCGGGCGGGCCGTGCTGGATCCACCGGCGGAGCCGGATCAGGTCCGGCTTGCAATCCTGTGCCCGCCCGCGAGCCTGTTGCCCGTCATGGCAGATCAACCCGCAACCTCCCCGCGATTGCGCTCGCTCGATGCCCTGCGCGGCTTCGACATGCTGTGGATCGTCGGCCTGGCGGAGCTGTTCCTCCAGCTCGCGAAGGTCACCGACGTCGGCTGGCTCCACGTGTGGGCGGAGCAGCTCGAGCACGTGAAATGGGACGGCCTGCGCGCCTACGACCTGATCTTTCCGCTGTTCATGTTCCTGTCCGGCGTGTCGGTCCCGTATGCCCTCGGGAAGAAGCGTGAGCGCGGCGATTCACGCGGTGCACTGCTTGCCGGCGTGTGGAAGCGGGTGCTGCTGCTGGTGCTGTTGGGAATCGTTTACAATGGGGGGCTGGAGCTGAAATTCGAGACACAGCGCTACGCCAGCGTGCTCGGCCAGATCGGCCTCGCCTATGGCATCGCGGCCAGCCTTTACTTGCTGACCTCCACGTGGAAAGGCCGGGCGATCTGGTGTGGCGGGATCCTTGCGGCCATTGCCGGCCTGCAACTGCTGTTTCCCGTCCCCGGCCACGGAGCCGGCGTGCTAACGCAGGAGGGAATCGTCAATGCCTGGCTCGACCGGTTGCTGCTGCCTGGCCGCTTGCACGTCACCGGCGTATTCGATCCCGAAGGTCTGCTGTGCATCGTCTCCGCTGCAGCGCTGACCCTCGGCGGCGTGCTAACCGGCGATTACGTGAAAAGCTGGGGCGCGCCTTCGCACACCGCCGCCGGCCGCCTGCTGCTCGCCGGGGCGGGGCTGTTAGTCGCGGGCTGGTTGTGCTGGAAGGCCGGCTATCCGCCGATCAAGTCGGCGTGGACCACCACCTTCAACCTCCTGGCGGGCGGCATCTGCATCTGGCTCTTCACCGCCTTCCACCTGATCATCGATTTCCGCCCGCAGTCGAAGTGGAGCTTTCCCCTCGAAGTGGTCGGCATGAACCCGCTGACGATCTACCTCGCGGAACGGATCATCCCGTTCCCGGTGATCTCGGAATTCTTCTTCGGCGGTATCGCACGGCTTTGCGGGAAGTGGGAGGAAGTCGTGCTGGTCGCCGGCATCCTCCTGATCGAGTGGCTGCTGCTCTGGTTCCTGTGGCGGAAGCGGGTGTTCTTGCGGGTGTAG